The genomic region GCGCTACACGCCCACGCCGGCGGTCAGCCACGCCATCCTGGCCGCCAATCGCGGGAAGACGACCGGCCTGGCCGACGGCATCGTCGTCACCCCGTCGCACAACCCACCGCGGGACGGCGGCTTCAAGTACAACCCGCCGCACGGCGGCCCGGCCGACACCGACGCCACCGGCTGGATCGCCGGCCGGGCGAACGACCTGCTGCGGGCGGGGCTCAGCGGCGTCCGCAGGGTGCCCCTCGAGCAGGCCCGCCGCGCCGTCAGCGGATACGACTTCCTCGGCAGCTACGTCGACGACCTGCCGGACGTCGTCGACCTCGACGCCATCCGGAACGCGGGCGTGCGGATCGGCGCCGATCCCCTGGGCGGCGCCAGCGTCGACTACTGGGCCGCGATCGCCGAGCGCCACCGCCTGGACCTCACGGTGGTCAACCCGCTGGTCGACCCCACCTGGCGGTTCATGACGCTGGACTGGGACGGCAGGATTCGCATGGACTGCTCCTCCCCGTCGGCCATGGCGTCCCTGGTCGGCCGGAAGGACGAGTTCCAGATCGCCACCGGCAACGACGCCGACGCCGACCGCCACGGCATCGTCACCCCCGACGCCGGGCTGATGAACCCCAACCACTTCCTCGGCGTCGCGATCGCGTACCTGCTCAGCCACCGGCCGGGCTGGCCCGCCGGAGCCGCCGTCGGCAAGACGCTCGTCTCGAGCTCGCTGATCGACCGGGTCGTGGCCGACCTCGGCCGCAGGCTGGTCGAGGTCCCGGTGGGCTTCAAGTGGTTCGTGCCCGGCCTGCTCGACGGGTCGGTCGGCTTCGGGGGCGAGGAATCGGCCGGCGCCTCGTTCCTGCGGCGGGACGGCGGCGTCTGGACGACGGACAAGGACGGCATCCTGCTGGCGCTGCTGGCCGGTGAGATCCAGGCCGTGACGGGCCGGTCCCCCTCGAAGCTGCACAAGCAGCTGACCGACCACTTCGGCGAGTCCGCCTACGCCCGGATCGACGCCCCGGCGAGCCGGGAGCAGAAGGCCGCGCTAGGCAAGCTGTCCCCCGACGACGTCACCGCGACGGAGCTCGCCGGCGAGCCGATCACCGCCAAGCTGACCCGAGCGCCGGGCAACGACGCCGCGATCGGCGGGCTCAAGGTGACGACGGAGAGCGCCTGGTTCGCCGCCCGCCCGTCGGGGACCGAGGACGTGTACAAGATCTACGCCGAGTCCTTCCGGGGCTCCGAGCACCTCGCGCAGGTGCAGGAGGAGGCCCGCGCCGTCGTGAGCACCGCGCTCGGCACCTGACAGCGTTTATGGCCATAACTGCCGCGTGAGGAGGGCCCGCATCCGGGCGACGACGGCATCCAGGTCGCGGAGGTCCGCGGCGCTCAGGCGGATGACGGTCCACCCGGCGGCTCGGAGCCGGGCGTATCGGACGTCGTCGCGCACGATCTGGTCGTCCTCGAAGTGGTACGCGCCCTCGTACTCGATGGCGATGCGAGCATCCGGGAACGCCAGGTCCACATGGATCGGACGTTCTCCACCGCAGACCTCGTACTGCGGAACGGGTTCCAGTCCGGCGAGGACGAGCGACACCCGAACTCTCGACTCCGGTGCCGACTGCGCGCGGGGATCGACCAGGCCGACGGCCCGGCGGACCTTCGCGACGCCCCACTGTCCGGCGCCTGCCAGCGTCATCGCCGACAGCTCGGCGAGCCCGACGGCCTCGGACCGCACCATGGCATCGAGGGCGGCGACCGCGGTCCCGAGCGGCTCCAGTGCCGCGGTGTCCCATGCAGTCCGCACCGCCGTCGTCACCGGAACGCCGTCGGCGTCGGTGACGACGCCGAACGGTGATCGGCTCCGATGGACCCGGACGCCCCGCGGACCCTTCCACTCGAGAGTCGGGGGGCACACCACGGTGACCGGATCGGAGGTGCCGGCGAACGGTGCGCCGTACCACGCGGCCGCCGAATGCCCGCCGATCGCGGCGCCTGGCGGCAGGAGGAGGGCGGCGCCACGGCACCGGAGCCGGTGGTCGTACTCGATCCCCGGGTCGGCATAGACGCCGTGCAGGAGGCGCCGGTATCCGCGGCGACGGAGCTGACCCGGGGTCAGCAACCCTTCGGCGACGGCGTGGCTCCCGATGAAGACACCTGGGAGCAGTCGCACGTAGGTGGTCACGCCGGAAGCCTCGCCGGAGCGGCGATCCCCGGTCGGCGCCGTCCACAGGCGTGGCGGTTATGGCCATAAACGCACCTGTGTGGCCCTCGATACATCGCTGTATCGGATACAGTTCTGCATCGTGATGGCTGACTCGCAGAGCCTGGACGCCACCGAGCGGCCGAGACGGCGCCGGGCGGAGACCGTCGAGCGCCTGCTCGACGCCGCGCTCGAGACCTTCGCCGACGTCGGGTTCGCCGCGGCCAGCGTCGAGGACATCTGCCGCCGCGGCGGCTTCACCCGCGGCGCCTTCTACTCCAGTTTCCGCACCAAGGACGAGCTGTTCGGGGCGCTGTTCGCACGGGAGACCGCACGCAACCTCGCGCTGGCCGAGCAGCAGCTGGTCGGCATCGAGCAGGAGTCCGACCCGGTCACCGCCGCCGTCGAGCGTTGCCTGTCCACCTTCCGCGCCGACCGCACCTGGGTGCTGGTCCTCACGGAGTACCGCCTGCACGCCGCCCGGCACGCCGAGGCGGCCGCCGCGCTGCTCGAGCACTCGGCGACCCTGCACGCCCGGCTCACCCAGCTCATCGACGACGGCGTCGCGCGGGCCCGCCTGCGGCTCACCCTCCCGGCGGACCGACTGGCCCGCATGGTCCTCGCGCTGCACGACGGCCTCGTGGTCGCGCAGGCCACCGACCCCGCCGGACGCGACGATGCGACCGACCTCGAGCGGACCGCCCTGCTCCTCCTGCTCCGTTCCGCCGTCACGTCGTCCTGATCCCTGCCCCCGACTTCGGAGAACTCCTTCCCATGGCAACCCTGCTCGCCCGGCTCGGCCGCGGCTCCTACCGCCACCGCGGCCTGGTCTCGGTGGCGTGGCTGGCCGTCCTCGGCGCCGTCGTCGCCCTCCTGCTCACCGTGGGCAGCAGCTTCGACGACGAGTTCACGATCCCCGGCTCGGAGTCGCAGGACGCCCTCGACCAGCTGGACGAGGCCTCTCCCGGCGCCGGTGGGGCGAGCGCCCAGATCGTCTTCGTCGCCCCCGACGGCGCCACCGTCGCCGACCCCGCGTTCGCCGCCGCCATCCAGGAGGTCGTGGCCACGGCCGCGGCCACCCGCCAGGTCGGCTCGGTGGCCGACCCCTTCCAGACCCGGGCGATCGCGCCCGACGGCGGCGCGGCGCTGGCCACCGTCTCCTTCGACGTGGAGCGCGAACTGCTGGACCCGGGGACGCTCGACGCCCTGCAGGAGACGACGACGGCCGCCGAGGAGGCCGGGCTCGAGGTCGCCGTCGGCGGCAACGCCTTCGGGACGACGGGCGTGGCGATCGGCGCCACCGAGTTCATCGGCGTAGCCGTGGCGGTGCTCGTGCTGGTGCTGACCTTCGGCTCGCTGCTGGCCGCCGGGATGAACCTGCTGATCGCGTTCATCGGCATCGCCATCGGCATGGGTGCGCTGCTGCTCACCTCGAACCTGGTGACGCTGTCCTCGTCGGCGCCCACGCTGGCGCTGATGATCGGCCTGGCGGTCGGTATCGACTACACGCTGTTCATCCTGTCCCGGCACCGCACCCAGCTGGCCGCGGGGATGGACCCCGAGGAGTCCGCGGCCCGGGCGGTCGGCACCGCCGGCTCCGCGGTCGTCTTCGCCGGGCTCACCGTGGTCATCGCCCTGTCGGGCCTGGCCGTCGTCGGGATCCCGTTCCTCACCGTGATGGGCGTCGGGGCGGCCTGCACCGTGCTGCTCGCCGTCCTGGTGGCGCTGACCTTGCTGCCCGCCCTCCTGGGCTTCGCCGGGAAGCGGCTGGCCCCGAAGCCGGGCTCCCGGGCCGAGCGACGCGAGCTGGCCGACGCCCAGGAGGGCACCGGCACCGGCGGCTCGATGGGCGCCCGCTGGACCCGGCTCGTCACCCGCCGGCCGCTGCTGACCGTCCTCGCCGTCCTGGCCGGTCTCGTGGTGCTCGCCATCCCGGCGCCGCAGCTGCAGCTCGCGCTCCCGGACAACTCCACCGCGGCGGAGGAGAGCCCGGAGCGGCAGGCCTACGACCTGATCAGCGAGAACTTCGGGCCCGGCCTCAACGGCCCGCTGGTGGTGCTGGTGGAGGGCCTCGACCCGGCCACCGCCGAGCGGTCCGTCGGCGCGATCGCCGCCGCCATCGGCGGCACGCCCACCGCCACTCCGGGCGAGTTCCAGGGCGGCCTGGACGACGTGGCCTACGCCCAGCCGACCCTGCTGCCCGACGGCACCACCGCGATCGTGACCGTGATCCCGGAGAGCGGCCCGCAGGAGGAGGCCACCAACGCGCTGGTCGGCGACATCCGCGACCTCGCACCGGAGCTGGAGGCGCAGACCGGTGCCGCCCTGGCGGTCACCGGGCAGACGGCGGTCGCCATCGACGTCTCCGACCGGCTGGGCCAGGCGCTGCTGCCCTTCGCCGTCGTGGTGGTGGGGCTGGCGCTGGTGCTGCTGCTCCTGGTCTTCCGCTCGATCCTCGTGCCGATCAAGGCCGCGGTCGGGTTCCTGCTGTCGGTGGCCGCCTCGTTCGGCGCGGTGGTCGCCGTCTTCCAGTGGGGCTGGTTCAGCGACCTGCTCGGCGTCCCCGCCACCGGCCCGGTGATCAGCTTCCTGCCGATCCTGCTGATGGCCGTCCTGTTCGGGCTGGCCATGGACTACGAGGTGTTCCTCGTGTCGCGGATGCGGGAGGAGTACGTGCACGGGGCCACCCCCCGCGAGGCCGTCGTCATCGGTGCCCGGCACGCCTCCCGGGTGGTCGTGGCGGCTGCGCTGATCATGTTCTCGGTCTTCGCCAGCTTCGTGACGATCGAGGACGTCATCGTGAAGGCGATCGCCCTGGGCCTGGCGGTCGGCATCCTCGTCGACGCCTTCCTGGTGCGGATGACGCTGGTGCCCGCCGTCCTTGCCCTGCTCGGCCGGTCGGCCTGGTGGCTGCCCCGCTGGCTGGACCGCATCCTTCCGGACCTCGACGTCGAGGGCGCCCATCTCGCTGCCGCGCCGGAGCCGGCCGCTCCCCGCCCGGCGGAGGCGCTCGCCGCGGGGCGCTGAACGCCTCTGGTCCGGACGGGTGACGCGTGCCGCCGTGATGACCGGCACGGGCGCCTTTCCCCGGCAGACTGACCGGCGTGAACGGTGAGGGCACCACGCAGGACTGGGACGCCTACCCGCCGCCGGGCTACGGCCCGCCGCCCGGCTACGGCCCGCCGCCGGGCTACGGCCCACCGCCGGGCTACGGCCCGCCCGGCTACGGCCCGCCCGGCTACGGCCCACCGCCGGGCTACGGCCCGCCGCCGGGCTACGGCCCGCCGCCCGGTTACGGCTACGGGATCCCTGGCACCTGGCCGTACGGGCCGGGACGACCGGGGGCCGCCACGGCAGCGGCCGTGCTCGGGTTCGTCACCGGAGCGCTCACGCTCCTGGTGTGCATGGTCGTCGTTCTCACGCTCGGGAGCGGAGACCACGACCCGTCGGCGCTGCTGATGCTGCTGGGCCTCCCGTGCGCGGTCGCCGTCATCGCCGGAGCGGCGGTCCTGCTGGGGCGTGGGTCCCCCGTGCTGCTGCTCCGCGGGGCCTTCGCGTCCGTGGCGGTGCTGGCCCTCGTCACGCTCGTCGGCACGGTCACCCTCGACGGCGGCGACCTCGGAGGCATGCTCATGGTCGTGGTGCTCGCCCTGCCGCTCCCGGTGCTGACGGCAGTCTTCGCCCGTCAGCCGCAGGTCCGTGGCTGGGCCGCCGCGGGCTGACCGCCTGCCGGCCCGGTCAGGACTCCCGGCGCGCCCGTCGCCGACGGCGCGACTTGTCGGCGTACATCGCGTCGTCGGCCTCGCGGACGACACCTTCGTAGACGTCGCTGGGGTGGTCCCCGCCGGCGACCGAGCCGATGCCGATGCTCAGCCCCACGGTGACCGTCGTCCCCTTGAGCACCAGCGGCTCGGTCACCTGCGCGCGCAGCCGTTCCGCGAGCACCTCCGCGTCGACCGGCTCGGTGTTCTCGCAGACGATGCTGAACTCGTCGCCGCCCAGCCGCGCCGCGGTGTCGCTGGCGCGCAGCACCGAGCGCAGGCGCTCGGCGAAGGTCACCAGAACCAGGTCGCCCATGGGGTGGCCGAGCTCGTCGTTGATCGCCTTGAACCCGTCGAGATCGATGATCAGCACGCAGGTCGGGGTGCTCTCCCGACGGCCTCGCTCGAGGGCGTGCCAGAGCCGGTCCTGGAACAGCAGGCGGTTCGGCAGCCCGGTGAGCGGGTCGTGCAGGGATCGGTGGACCAGCTGCGCCTCGAGAGCCTTGCGCTCGGTGATGTCCTCGACGATGAGCACCAGGTGGGCCGCCTGGCCGCCCGCCGTCTCCGGAACCCAGGAGCCGGTCACCTGGACGGGGAGCTCGGTGCCGTCGGCGTGGACGAGCCGGGTCTCGTGTCGCATCGGACGGGTGGGCTGGGCCGCGAGCGCGGCGTGCGCCGCGCGGGCCGTCGAAGCGGCATCCGGATGGACGGCCCCGAGGTAGGAGTGGCCGTAGAGGTCCTCCGCCGTCCGCCCGAGCATCGCGCAGAGCGCGGGATTGGCATCGACGAGCACGCCGGACGGGGTGGTCAGCGCGATGCCCATGGGGGCGTTGGCGAAAGCGCTCCGCCGGTCTGCCGGCGGCAGGGACACATCCACGTCGATCACCGATCACCTTCTTCCCCCACGTCCATCTTGCGCGCCCGGTACCCCGTTCCACCGGATAGACGTCACGGAACCGTTCCGCGTCACCCGCCAGGGTGTTCGCCGCGATCCCCGCCGAGAGGTGCAGGATGCGGGGGACCACTGACAGTCGAGGAGTTTCCGTGATCGAGTTCGAC from Blastococcus colisei harbors:
- the pgm gene encoding phosphoglucomutase (alpha-D-glucose-1,6-bisphosphate-dependent) yields the protein MSDPRAGQPAQPSDLVDVPALVSAYYTVEPDPGEPAQQVVFGTSGHRGSSFDAAFNEAHILATTQAICEYRARQGFDGPLFIGRDTHALSEPAWATALEVLVANDVTVLVDAGERYTPTPAVSHAILAANRGKTTGLADGIVVTPSHNPPRDGGFKYNPPHGGPADTDATGWIAGRANDLLRAGLSGVRRVPLEQARRAVSGYDFLGSYVDDLPDVVDLDAIRNAGVRIGADPLGGASVDYWAAIAERHRLDLTVVNPLVDPTWRFMTLDWDGRIRMDCSSPSAMASLVGRKDEFQIATGNDADADRHGIVTPDAGLMNPNHFLGVAIAYLLSHRPGWPAGAAVGKTLVSSSLIDRVVADLGRRLVEVPVGFKWFVPGLLDGSVGFGGEESAGASFLRRDGGVWTTDKDGILLALLAGEIQAVTGRSPSKLHKQLTDHFGESAYARIDAPASREQKAALGKLSPDDVTATELAGEPITAKLTRAPGNDAAIGGLKVTTESAWFAARPSGTEDVYKIYAESFRGSEHLAQVQEEARAVVSTALGT
- a CDS encoding DUF559 domain-containing protein, whose translation is MTTYVRLLPGVFIGSHAVAEGLLTPGQLRRRGYRRLLHGVYADPGIEYDHRLRCRGAALLLPPGAAIGGHSAAAWYGAPFAGTSDPVTVVCPPTLEWKGPRGVRVHRSRSPFGVVTDADGVPVTTAVRTAWDTAALEPLGTAVAALDAMVRSEAVGLAELSAMTLAGAGQWGVAKVRRAVGLVDPRAQSAPESRVRVSLVLAGLEPVPQYEVCGGERPIHVDLAFPDARIAIEYEGAYHFEDDQIVRDDVRYARLRAAGWTVIRLSAADLRDLDAVVARMRALLTRQLWP
- a CDS encoding TetR/AcrR family transcriptional regulator, producing the protein MADSQSLDATERPRRRRAETVERLLDAALETFADVGFAAASVEDICRRGGFTRGAFYSSFRTKDELFGALFARETARNLALAEQQLVGIEQESDPVTAAVERCLSTFRADRTWVLVLTEYRLHAARHAEAAAALLEHSATLHARLTQLIDDGVARARLRLTLPADRLARMVLALHDGLVVAQATDPAGRDDATDLERTALLLLLRSAVTSS
- a CDS encoding MMPL family transporter; the encoded protein is MATLLARLGRGSYRHRGLVSVAWLAVLGAVVALLLTVGSSFDDEFTIPGSESQDALDQLDEASPGAGGASAQIVFVAPDGATVADPAFAAAIQEVVATAAATRQVGSVADPFQTRAIAPDGGAALATVSFDVERELLDPGTLDALQETTTAAEEAGLEVAVGGNAFGTTGVAIGATEFIGVAVAVLVLVLTFGSLLAAGMNLLIAFIGIAIGMGALLLTSNLVTLSSSAPTLALMIGLAVGIDYTLFILSRHRTQLAAGMDPEESAARAVGTAGSAVVFAGLTVVIALSGLAVVGIPFLTVMGVGAACTVLLAVLVALTLLPALLGFAGKRLAPKPGSRAERRELADAQEGTGTGGSMGARWTRLVTRRPLLTVLAVLAGLVVLAIPAPQLQLALPDNSTAAEESPERQAYDLISENFGPGLNGPLVVLVEGLDPATAERSVGAIAAAIGGTPTATPGEFQGGLDDVAYAQPTLLPDGTTAIVTVIPESGPQEEATNALVGDIRDLAPELEAQTGAALAVTGQTAVAIDVSDRLGQALLPFAVVVVGLALVLLLLVFRSILVPIKAAVGFLLSVAASFGAVVAVFQWGWFSDLLGVPATGPVISFLPILLMAVLFGLAMDYEVFLVSRMREEYVHGATPREAVVIGARHASRVVVAAALIMFSVFASFVTIEDVIVKAIALGLAVGILVDAFLVRMTLVPAVLALLGRSAWWLPRWLDRILPDLDVEGAHLAAAPEPAAPRPAEALAAGR
- a CDS encoding GGDEF domain-containing protein produces the protein MIDVDVSLPPADRRSAFANAPMGIALTTPSGVLVDANPALCAMLGRTAEDLYGHSYLGAVHPDAASTARAAHAALAAQPTRPMRHETRLVHADGTELPVQVTGSWVPETAGGQAAHLVLIVEDITERKALEAQLVHRSLHDPLTGLPNRLLFQDRLWHALERGRRESTPTCVLIIDLDGFKAINDELGHPMGDLVLVTFAERLRSVLRASDTAARLGGDEFSIVCENTEPVDAEVLAERLRAQVTEPLVLKGTTVTVGLSIGIGSVAGGDHPSDVYEGVVREADDAMYADKSRRRRRARRES